The nucleotide window GGTGTTGAACCCGGACAACCTCAACCTCACCATGCTGCCCTTGCTGTTTAGCGTGTGGGTGGCGATCGTGATGGGCAACATGGCAGCCAAGCATGATGCTGCACGTGCGGCTGCAGCGCACTGAGTCTGCGGCCGCTCTGGGCCGCGATCGCAAGGGTTTTTACAGGGGGATGTTTCCGTGTTTACGCGCCGGGCGGGCAACATTTTTATCGCGCAGTAAGCGCAGGTTGCGGGCGATTTGTCCGCGGGTTTCGCTGGGAAGGATGACGGCGTCAATCAGGCCGCGTTCCGCAGCAAGGTAGGGGGTGAGCATGTAGTTGTCGTATTCGCGTTCGAAGCTGGCGATGAGCTCCGCGAGTTCTTCAGCGTCCAAGCCCTGGGCTTTAGCTTCAGCGATGTCTTTGCGGTGGAGGAAGCCAACAGCTCCGGCGGCACCCATGACGGCGATTTGCGCGGTTGGCCATGCAAGGTTGAGGTCTGCGCCCAGGCCCTTAGAGCCCATCACGCAGTAGGCTCCGCCGTAGGCTTTGCGCATGGTGACGGTAATCTTCGGAACGGTTGCTTCTCCGTAGGCGTAGAGCAGCTTGGCGCCGCGGCGCAGGATGCCGCCGTATTCTTGGCCGGCGCCGGGGAGGAAGCCAGGGACGTCCACGAGCATGACGATGGGGATGTTGAAGGCGTCGCAGGTCCGGACGAAGCGCGCAGCCTTTTCTGAGGCGTCAATGTCAAGGCAGCCCGCGTACTGGGTGGGTTGGTTGGCGACGAAGCCGACGGACTGCCCTTCGACCCGACCAAAAGCGATGACGACGTTAGCTGCGCGGTCTTCCTGAATCTCGAGGTAGTTACCATCGTCGGTGATTTTTTCAATGATGTCGCGGACATCGTAAGGCACGCTGGGGGAGTCCGGGATGATTTCGTCGAGGCTCAAGTCATCGGCGGTGAGGTTGTCTGCGATGGAACCTTCCTCGGCGTCATAATCTCCAATTGGCGCGAGGGTGCGGTTGTTGCTGGGCAGGTAGCCGACAAGGTCGTGAACCCAATCGAGTGCTTCCTCGTCGCTGCTGGCGGTGTAGTGGGTGTTGCCGGCGAGCTCCATGTGGGTGCTGGCGCCGCCGAGTTCCTCCTGCGTGATGTCTTCACCGGTAACGGTTTTGATGACGTCGGGGCCGGTGACGAACATTTTGGATGTTTTGTCGACCATGACCACAAAGTCGGTGAGCGCGGGGGAGTAGGCGTTACCGCCGGCGCAGGCACCCATGATGACGCTGATCTGCGGTACGACGCCGGAGGCGCGGACGTTGTGGTAGAAGGTCTGGGCGATGAGGTCGAGGGAGACAGCGCCGTCTTGGATGCGGGCGCCGGCGCCTTCGTAGAGCCCGATGAGGGGACGGCCGGTGTCGACAGCGAGTTGCTGGATTTTGATCATCTTTTCGCCGTAGACCTCGCCCAGGGCGCCACCGAACACGGTGCCGTCTTGGCTGAAGATGCAGACTTCGCGGCCGTCGATGGTGCCCCAGCCGGTGATAATGCCGTCGCCGGTAGGACGCTTGGAAAACATGCCGAAGGCGTGGGTGCGGTGGCGTGCTAATTGGTCTGTTTCGACGAAGGAGCCTTCGTCGAGCAGGTAGTCCAGCCGTTCACGGGCGGTGAGTCGATCGGCCTCGTGAACTTTGTCGACTGCGCGCAAGCCCATGGGGAAGGTGGCCTCGGCGCGCCGGGCTTTCAGGTCTGCGATTTTTGACGCCGTGGTGGCTGTGGTGGGTCCTTCGAGTTCATCAATGCGGAAAGGTGAGGAAATTGTCATGTTTTGGAACTATAGAAGCTTGATTAGTTTCTGGCCACAAAAACGCCCCGAAAATGCCCTAAATGTGAGTAATCCCTCATATTTTGGGCGGGTTATACTAGCTCTCATGACAAGCCGGGAACCCCTAGATATCGACGCACTTCGCCGCAGCCTGCCGCACTACGCACGCATTGACTACGCACCCACCATGGGGTCCACCAACACTGAACTTGTTGCAGCCGCCAACAACGGCGCCCCCGCCTGGACCGCAACCCTCACTGACTACCAAACCGCAGGCCACGGACGTGGGGGACGCGCATGGACAGCGCCCGAAAACAGCCAGCTCATCCTCTCCGTCCTCATCCGTCCGGGAGCCGACGCTATAGACAACCTAGGCACCATGCCGCTGGTCACCGGACTAGCCATCATCGACGCGCTCAAAGAACTCGGATACGACGCTGCACTCAAGTGGCCGAACGACGTCCTACTGGACGGCCGCAAACTCTGCGGCATTCTCGCCGAAGCTGTCTCCCTCGGCCACGAGCCCGCCTTCGTCATCGGCCTGGGCTTAAACATCTCGCTTACCGAAGAGGAACTACCCGTACCCCACGCCATTTCCTTGGCCCTCGCCGACCCCTCCCGCACAGACACACTCAATCGCACAGACATCGCCGCGTGCGTGCTGGGCGCACTTCACACGCGGCTGTCAGCTTGGGCGCGCGGCGACATCCAACCCCTGCTTCGCGACTACCGCCAAGCATGCGCCACCATCGGGGCCGACGTGCGCGTCCTACTACCAGGAGACACCAGCCTCAGCGGCACCGTTACCGACATTGCAGACAGTGGACAACTGCTGGTCAAAGACCCCCGCGGCGTCATCCATGAATTATCCGCAGGCGACGTCGAACACGTCCGGCTGCGCAACGGCTCCTATTCCTAAAAGCAAACAACCGGACTACCAGATGTTTGTGCCCTACGAGGACGAAAACACTTTCGTCGACTTAACCAGCCCCATGACCTCCCTGTTCTACCCCCTAATGGAGGCAATAGCAGCCACGGGGTTGGCATGGATGGCAATCGGCTACATCGACGCCCACAACATCGACCCCCGCGCCCACAACGCACTCGTAGCGCTCTGGGCATTCGTGATCCTCTGGCGACTCATACTCCCGGCCATCACAACGCGCCGACGCCGCATCATCGTCACTGACTACCGCGTTTACCACCGCAGCGCAGGATGGTTCGCCGAAGAACTCGACATATCCCTCGACGACATCGACCACGTCGAACGTGGCCGCGGGGCACTCATCCTCCACCGAATCGACCACGGACGGCCCTACATCATCCACAAAGTGCCCAAAAACCGCGCCGTCGTCCGCCGCATCAATGAACTGCTGGGAATCTACACCGGCTAAAGTCGGAATACGTGACTAACGTGACAGTGATCGGCGACGGCCAACTCGCCCGCATGATGCAACCGGCAGCCATCGAACTGGGAATCACCCTGCGCGTCCTGGCAGGCTCCCCAGACGCATCCGCAGCCCAGGTAATCCCAGAGGTCATCCACGGCGACTACACAAGCCTCGAAGACCTCCAACGAGCAGCAGAAGACACCGACGCCGTCACCTTCGACCACGAGCACGTCCCCACCGAACACTTGCGCGCCCTCCAATCCGCAGGAATCAACGTCCACCCTGGACCAGACGCGCTGATATACGCCCAAGACAAACTGCTCATGCGCGAACGCCTCCGCGAGCTAGGCGCGCCCGTTCCGGAATTCGCGGCAATCAACAGTATCGACGATGCCCTAGCATTTTCTGCCCAGGTTGGCGGCCAGGTTTGCCTCAAAGCACGACGCGGAGGCTACGACGGCAAAGGCGTGTGGTTCCCCGAAGGTGCGGACATTGTTTCCCTCGTAGGCGAACTACTGGACGCCGGCACCCCACTGATGGCCGAACGCAAAGTCGACCTGGCGCGCGAACTGTCAGCACTGTGCGCCCGCAGCGCTACCGGCGAAGTACGCTCCTGGCCAGTGGCGGACTCCGTACAAAAAGACGGCGTCTGCTTCACAGCCCAAGCCCCAGCAGCAGCCCTACCCCAACCCTGGATTTCCGAACGCCTGGGCAGTGACGCCCCCGCAGGTACAGGGCTGGAAGCACTCACCGAACTGGCCGAGTACATTGCCACCAGCCTGGGCGTGACCGGCGTGCTCGCGGTAGAACTCTTCCAAGAAAAAGACGGACGAGTCCTCGTCAACGAACTAGCCATGCGGCCCCACAACACCGGCCACTGGACCCAAGACGGATCCGTCACATCCCAATTCGAGCAACACCTCCGCGCAGTCCTCGGCTGGCCACTAGGCGACACATCGCTCCTCGCCCCCACCGTCGTGATGGCAAATACCCTCGGCGACACCCAAGGCGCCCGCGACGTCATGAACCTTTACCCAGACGTCAAAGTGCACGTCTACGGCAAGCAAGCGCGCCCCGGGCGCAAAGTCGGGCACGTCAACCTCTGCGGAACAGACCCCGACGCCACCCTCCAGCGCGCCACCGAGGCAGCAGCAATCGTCGTTGGTGGCATCAACGACGCCCAAGGAAGGAACTAAACATGAATAACCCCACACCCCTCGTCGGCCTGATCATGGGCTCCGACTCCGACTGGGACACCGTCCAACCCGCCGCCGAAGTCCTCGCGGAATTTGGCATCCCCTTCGAAGTAGGGGTCGTCTCAGCCCACCGCACCCCTGCGCGCATGCTCGCCTACGCAGAACAAGCAGCCGACCGCGGACTGAAAGCCATCATCGCGTGCGCGGGCGGAGCAGCACACCTGCCCGGCATGGTCGCGGCAGCAACACCCCTGCCTGTCATCGGAATCCCCCGGGCACTCAAAGACCTCGACGGCATGGACTCTCTGCTGTCCATCGTCCAAATGCCCGCAGGAGTACCCGTCGCGACAGTATCCATCGGCGGAGCGAAAAACGCAGGCCTCCTGGCAGCACGAATTCTTGCCGCAGCCAACCCCGAACTGCTGCAGCAGATGAAAAACTACCAACAAAAAATGAACGACGAAGTGCTACGCAAAGACGAAGCACTCCGCCGTCGACTCACCGGTGGGCAAGACTAGCTCTTCACACCACCAGCAGTAAGCCCCGCGACGATCCGGCGCTGGAATACAAGCACCATAATCACCAACGGAACCGTGACCAGCGCACCCGCCGCCATCGTCGCGGCATAAGGGAACTCGAAAGAACTCGGGCCCGAGAAGCGCGCAATCGCCACAGTCACCGGCTCAGTTGCATCACTGGACAACTGCTTGGCCAACATGAACTCGTTCCACGAAGCGATGAAGGCCAAAATTGCGGTGGTGAACAACGCTGGCGCAGCCAAAGGCAGCAACACCAAACGAAACGCCTGGAAACGGCTAGCGCCATCCACACGGGCGGCCTCTTCCAACTCCCACGGCAACTGCTTAAAAAAGCTAATCAAGGTGTAAATCGTTAGCGGCAGTGCAAAAGAAATATTCGGAATAATCAGCGCCTGGTAAGAACCAATCCACCCAATGTCACTAAACAACTGAAACAGGGGAGTAACCAATGCGATGCCGGGAAACATTGACGCCGCGAGCACAATGCCCGTTACAATACCCTTGCCCCTAAAGTTCAAACGGGCCAAAGCATAGCCAGCAAAAACACCCACCAATACCGCAAGAACGGTAGTAACACCACCGACCAACAAAGAGTTGCCGATAGCCCTCAAAAAATCATTACCCTTATCCGTTGACAGAGCATCAGCAAAATTCTGCAACGTGACATGCGTGGGCCACGGAGTCGTATCAAAGGTATGCGACTTATCCCTAAAAGCTGTCACCAACATCCAATAAAAAGGCGCCAAACCCCACACCAAAATAGCCACAACGCCCACATATGTGCGCACCATCGACGCACGCCCCCCACGACGCCGACGAGCAGAAAAAGACACTTTAGACATCACGCAACACCTTTAACCCTTAAGCTCAACGACACTCGGGCCAGACGGCAACGAATGCTTTACCTGTGGACGCGCAGTCGACGTGCGGCGCGTAGCCCCCGCGACGTCAGCACCCAAAAACTTCACCATGACGAACGCCACGGCAAAAATGAATAGAAACACCAACGTCGACAGCGCAGAAGCCGAATTGAAATGCCCCTGGCGCATATCCTCAACCACCAATTGGCTAATAGTCGCAGTAGGCGCATTTGAACTAGCCGACACCAAAATCACCGGCAAGTCGTACATGCGCAAAGCATCCAAGGTTCGGAACAACACAGCCACCATCAGCGCAGGCTTCACCAAAGGCAAAGTAATCGACCGGAACATTTGCCACGTCGACGCTCCATCGACCCGAGCTGCTTCGTACACACCCCGCGGAATCATCTGCAGACCAGCCAAAATTAGCAACGCCATAAAGGGGGTGGTCTTCCACACATCCGCCACAATCACAGCAGTACGAGCAGCCCACGGGTCAGTCGTCCACCCAATGTCAGTACCCAAAAGAGAATTCACGATGCCACGGGGAGCGAAAATGAACTGCCACAGCTTCGCCGTCACAGCCGTCGGGATAGCCCACGGCACCAACACAGCAGCCCTCAACAAGCCGCGCCCGCGGAACTCTTTGTTCATCACCGTCGCCATCCAAAAACCCAACACCGTTTCCAAGGCGACAGTCACAACCGCGAAGAAAATAGTGATCCGGACCGCCGGCCAAAAATCAGAAGCGATCACACCCGACGGGCAGGTGCCAACCTCGCCGCTGGCGGTCATACACCGCTGAGTCAACCAGTAAATATAGTGATCAAAGCCCGCAAAACCGCTCTCGGTAAACATCCCGGTGACAGGATCAAGGGCCTTATCATCGTGGAAGGACAACCATATGGCCCGGGTGATCGGGTAGCCAATCACCACCGCCAGCACAAGCAGCGTGGGGGCGATGAGCAGCGCAGCTGAACGCGACTGTTTCATGCCCTCCACCCTACCGCGTGGCCAGCCGTAACCCGGGTAACAACATTCCCTCTATAGCAAGCTAAAAGCCCTGCTCCGAACAGTGGAGCAGGGCTTAAAAAACCTGAGGTTGCGTGCGAGGCGCTACTTGGATGCGTTCTCGATCGCAGCCTTCATGTCCTTGGTGGCGTCCTCAACGCTCTTGTCACCAGTGATAGCGGCGTAAGCGTTGTCCTGAATAGCCTTGGAGATCGCCGGGTAGAACGGAGACACCGGGCGCGGTGCAGCGTTTTCCAGGGAGGTCTTCAGGGCAGGCAGGTAGGGGAACTTCTCAACCAGAGCATTGTCGTCGTAGATGCTTGCCAACACCGGCGGGAAAGCAGCCTCGGCGAAGGAAGTCTGGTTCTCCTTGTTCACGATGAACTTCATGAAGTCCAGAGCGGTTGCCTTGTGCTTGGAGTTGACATTGATGGCGTTGTTGTAACCGCCCAGGGTGGAGGTACCAACACCGTCCTTGCCGACCAGCGGCTGGACTTCGAACTTGCCATTGGTGGCCTCGGACTCAACAGCGTTGTCGTACATGTAGGGCCAGTTGATGGCGAAGGCAGTATCGCCAGCCACGAACGCAAGGTTGGTTTCTTCCTCGGTGGTGGCGGTGGCGGACTTGGCGATGACGCCGTCCTTGTAGCCATCAACCAAAGCCCGGAGGCCAGCCTGGGAATCAGGGGAATCGACGGTGATTTCTTCACCGCCGAGGACGCTGCCGCCCCAGCCTTCCATGAAGTCGGTGGTGTTGACGGTCAGGCCCTCGTACTGCTTGAGCTGGAGCAGCAGGCAGTCCTTGTCCTTAACCTCGCCACAAGCATCGACCAGATCCTGCCACTTTTCCGGAGCGTTGGGTGCAAGCTCGGTGTTGCGGAACAGCAGCTGACCGTTGGTGTTCTGCGGCAGGGCGTAGAGGGTGTCCTTGTAGGTGGCGGAGTCAACAGTCGGCTGCAGCAGATCGCTGGTGTCTACCTTGAGGTCGCCGGTCAGGGGAGCGATCCACTGGTTAGCGGCGAACTCTGCGGTCCAGACGACGTCGAGTGCCATGACATCGTAGTCGTCCTTCTTAGCCTGCAGGGACTGAACAAGGGTTTCGCGCTGGGCGTCGGCCTCACCGGCTAGCTCCTTGAGCTCAACCTTTTCGTCAGGGTGTTCTGCGTTCCACTTTTCAATGATCGGGATGATCTTGTCAGTGTCGTTCTTACCCATTGCGAAGGTGATGGGGCCGCGGTCCGCGGTGCCTTCGGATGCCTTGCTGTCCGTTGCGGGAGCAGAGCTGCTGTTGTCGCTGGAGCAACTAGCGAGGAACAGTCCACCCACGAGGGTGGTGGCTGCGACGGCGCGGAACATCTTGCGGTTGGTCTTCATAGGTTCTTCTTCCCACTCGACGCGCGGCAACCATGGTCGTGTGACCTAGGCGCTGCTAAATGGATGCTTGTGAGCAAGCTTAGCGTCAGGCGTCGACTCGGACACCGGTTTCGGGGTTAAAGAAGTGTGCGTGTGCGTGATCGAACTTAAACTGCAGCTCAGTGCCCGGCGCAGGTGAGGGGCCAGAATGCAGCTTCGCCACGATAGTGAGATCCCCACCCCCGGATGGGTGGGCATAGACGTAGCTTTCGGAACCTAGCTCTTCCACAATATCGACAACGACGTCGAGGGAAACCCCCTCAGACCCAGTGCCCGCAGAGGCAGCAGGTTCGCCAGCAGCGCTGGGATCAACCACGCGCACATGCTCGGGGCGCACACCCATGATGACCTGGCCGAGGGACGGATGTTCGGAGGGCATCAACGACATCGACGGCGAACCAATAAAGGACGCCACGAAAGCATTCGCTGGGCGATCATAGAGCTCACGCGGCGGAGCTACTTGCTGAAGCTCTCCGTCTTTGAGCACCGCTACACGATCACCCATCGTCATGGCCTCAACCTGATCGTGGGTGACATAAATGGTGGTGGTGCCCAGGCGGCGCTGCAATGCAGCCAGCTCGGTACGGGTCTGCACGCGTAGCTGCGCATCCAGGTTACTCAGCGGCTCGTCCATCAAAAACACTTTGGGGTTGCGCACGATCGCTCGTCCCATGGCGACACGCTGCCGCTGGCCACCGGACAAATCCTTCGGCCTGCGATCAAGGTAGGGGGTGAGGCCCAAAAGCTCCGCAGCCTCCGCGACTTTGCGTTCAATCACTGACTTGTCTTCACCCGCGAGCTTAAGGGCGAAGGCCATGTTCCCGGCCACAGTCATGTGCGGGTACAAGGCATAGTTTTGGAACACCATGGCGATGTCCCGCTGGGCAGGCTCCCACCCGGTGACGTCTTCGCCATCGATGTAGATCGCGCCGGATTCCACCTCTTCCAACCCCGCGATAGCCCTCAGCGAGGTGGACTTTCCGCAGCCGGATGGGCCCACTAACACCAGAAACTCCCCATCGGGTATCGACAGATTAAGCCCCTCAACGGTGGGGGAGTCCGCCCCGGGGTAACGGATGGTGACATTGTCGAAGCGCACTTCAGCCATGTGCTTTAGAGTATCAACACTTTTCAGCTTCGCGGATGTGGCGCAGGCGTTGCTCGCTGACCTCACCGTCACTAAGCACGGTCACCGCTGAACCACCCGCAGCAATCGGAAGGATAATGACGTCGCGGAATGTCGCCGCATCCGACCATCCACAGGACAGCACGCGCCGCCCAGGGCAGTCGTTCGTCGTCCCGACAAGATCAGGCAACGGTTGGCACGCGTGCGGGTAGTGGTCAGGATAAGTGCGCACGAGGGGGAAGAAATCCTCGGCCCACTGGGGCAGCGAACCGCCAGTTTCGGTGACCCCCAAGCCCAGCGGATGATCGCTGATCACGGCGACCATCTCGGCGTCATCACTAGAAAACGTGTCAACCTGCTGGGCGCTGATAAACGTCAGTGCCTGGGGCTGATCAACAATGTGCATGCCTGCCTTCAACGCGCCAAGGGCGATCACGGCATAGGCCCAGCCGTTGGGCAGCAACATCCCAACGCTGTCGCCCGGTTCGAGGTCGTATTCGTCGCGCAGCATGTTCGCCACTTTGGAGGCCCAGTTGTCCAGAGTGGCGCCGGAAAAATCTAGGCGGCTGCCGTCTACTTCGTTATACACCGTCAGGCGAGGCGTGCTGAGGTCATCTAGGTGGCTGAGGAAACTCATGCACCACAGCTTAGTTGCGGGGTGTCCCCGTGCCCCGCCGGACTACATGAACGGTCAGTTCACGCAGCGTGGGCCGTCACCGCCGGCGCTGATGGTGGGGGAGACAATTTCTTCCTCAGTGCCCGGAATACCAGCAACCGTCCCGCTGCCGGCACTGCCATCAGTGGCGGAATCATCGACAGCCTGGAACTCTTCAGAGTTTGCGACCTTCTGGTCGTTGGCAATGGGGCCGTTGTAGTCAGCTGCCGCGACAACCACAGCTTCGCCCTTTTCCAGCGAACCCGTGACGACGATCGGCACGTTGCCCAACGTGCGGGCAAGGTCTTTGACCAGAGGATCATCCGCGTCGGCGGTGAGCACTTGCGTTTCGGCATACAAACCAGCGGGGGCGTTTCCGATATCACCGATCTGGTAGCCCTTCTTCTGCAACGCGGTGCCGATGCGCGAGGCCATGCCCGTGGTGGTGGAAGCGTTAAGGACGTGCACATCCAAGCCCAGGATTGGGTCAGCTGGGGTGTCTTCCTTATTTCCCTTATTGTTCTTGTCGTTCTTCTGCTCCGCGTTCTCCTTGGGGCCGAGCAGATCGCGGAAGAATTCGTGCACCTGATCAGAATCCACGGTGACGACGCTTTCGCCATAGTCGCCAACGCCGTCGATGCTGGTCACCGGGATGGTGTTGAACTGAACATTGCCACCGGCGAGGTTTGACAATTGGGTGGCCAGGCCCATGATGTCCCAGTCGGAGTCAATGGTCAGCGAACGGCGCGCGGCGTCACCAAGCTCGTTGAGCTTTGAAGGATTAGACAGCGTGTTTGTCGACAGCACGGAGTTCACCAGAGAAGCCATGTACGCCTGCTGGCGGACGATGCGGTCGAGGTCACCGCGCGGAAGACCGTGGCGCTGGCGGACGAACGACAAGGCGTCTGGGCCGTTGAGGCGCTGGCGACCGGCGGGGAAGTTCGCGCCGGAGAATTCGTCGTTGACGGCCTCGTTCAGGCACACATCAACGCCGCCGACAGCATCGGTGAGCAGCACGAAGCCCAGCAAACCAACTTCGGCATAGCGGTCGACCGTGATGCCCGTCAGATCACTGATTGCACTGATGAGGGCTTGGCGGCCGGCCTGCTTGGATTGGTTTTCCAGCTTGGTTTCGTCAGTGAGGCCGGAATCGAAGAGCTCAGCTTTTTTGTCCGACTTGTGCGCCCCGTAGACACCGTTGATTTTCATGTTGCCGAATTCGTCGTCATGAATGTAGGTGTCGCGGGGAATGGAGATCGCGGTGGCAGAGGAACCATCGTTGGGCACGCGGATGACCATGAGAGTGTCGGTGTTTTCGTTTTCCTCATCGCCCGCGCGCAGAATCTCGATTTCCTGCGGTGACAGGGGGTTGCCTTGAGCATCGGTGCGAGAGTCGATACCGACGAGCAAAATATCCAAGGCGCCGTCGGCTGCGTGGCCGAATTTAGAGCCTTTGCCTCCACCGAGGCTGAGGTCGTGGGCGGTGTTGGTGACTGACCCGAAGACGGAGTAGCCGAAACCGGATAGTGCCAGTACGACGACGGCGAGGAATGCGAGGACAGCACGCACGCCTTTCGGGCCGGTTTGTCGCACCGCAGCGTCGACGGACGGTGGCGCTTGGATGGCGCGTGTCCGGCGTTGGGAGGTGGGGCGGTCGTCACTCACGGTGAAAGTCTCCAGGTCGTGCTGTGTTCTGCTACCGCGGCTAGGGCGGTGCGGTTGACACATGGAGTATACAGTGCAGGCCGGTTTAGGCCGGGTTAGCTTAAACATCGCCGCGGGAGTCTATACGCTGTGAAGGGTGAATAACCCTTCGAAAGCGCCTTTGGCGGTCGTGACCGTCACCTATTCTCCAGGTGAGTACCTGGATGCCTTCGCCGCGTCTATACCAGAGGCAACCGAGCGGGATGTGCTGCTCGTGATGGCCGACAATGGTTCGGTTGATGGTTCCCCGGAAGCTGCCGAGCGCCGCTACCAGTGGGCTGAGTTCCTGCCGACGGGCGGCAACATTGGTTACGGTGCAGCTATTAACTGTGCGGTGCGTTCTTTGAAGCCTCGGGTCGAGCGGTGCGAAATTGACGGTGAGTTTTTCCTCATTTCCAACCCGGATGTGCTCTTTTCCCCCGGAAGCATTGATGCGCTTATTGACGCCGCGTCGAGGCACCCGGGCGCCGCGTCTTTCGGCCCATATATTAAGGAAGAGGACGGCAGCGCGTATCCTTCGGCGCGCGCGGTGCCGACGTTGGGCAATGGTATCGGGCATGCGTTGTTGTCTGGGGTGTGGCCGTCGAATCCGTGGACTCGGGCGTACAAGGCTGACCAGGATATGACTGTGGAGCATGAGGCCGGATGGCTGTCGGGTTCCTGCTTGTTGGTGCGCTGGGATGCCTTTGAGGCGATAGGTGGTTTCGACGAGCGCTACTTCATGTACATGGAGGATGTTGATTTGGGGGATCGTTTCGGCCGCGCGGGTTGGTCGAATGTGTTTGTTCCTTCCTCTGTCATCGAGCACGCTAAGGGACATGTGGCTGGTGAGCATCCGGAGTTGATGCTGCCGGCGCACCATGAGAGCGCGTATCGTTTTCAGGCGGACCGCTACCCAGCCGTGTGGCACTTTCCCTTGAGGGCCGCGTTGTGGTTGGGTTTGAAGTGCCGCGCAACCTTGGCTGTTGCCTCTGCACGGCTTCGCAGGACTTTAAGGAGAAATTGAGATGGATATTGCATCGCGTACCGACGCTGTCATTTTGGTCGGCGGGAAGGGCACGCGGCTGCGTCCGTTGACCGTGTCGACTCCGAAGCCGATGCTCCCGGTCGCTAACGCACCTTTTCTCAAGCACCTGCTTGGCCGCATTAAGGCTGCGGGGATTACCCACGTTGTGTTGGGTACGTCCTATCATGCTGAGGTTTTCGAAGAGTACTTCGGCGATGGTTCCGAACTCGGCCTCGAGATTGAGTATGTCGTTGAGGAAACTGCGCTGGGCACGGGCGGGGCGATCCGGAACGTGTATGACCGTTTGCGTAACGACAACGTGATGGTCTTTAACGGTGATGTGCTTGGGGGCACGGATCTGTCGAAGGTGCTCGCTACCCATGAGGAAAAGCAGGCGGATGTGACCTTGCATTTGGTTCGGGTGCCTGATGCGCGCGCGTTTGGTTGCGTGCCGACTGATTGTGATGGCCGCGTTATTGAGTTTTTGGAAAAGACGATGGATCCGCCGACCGATCAGATTAATGCTGGTTGCTACGTGTTCCGCCGTTCGATTATCGAGCAAATCCCTGCCCGTCGTGTGGTGAGTGTGGAACGCGAAGTGTTCCCGCGTCTTTTGGAAGAAGACGCCCGCGTGTTTGGCTATGTCGATAACGCGTATTGGCGT belongs to Corynebacterium argentoratense DSM 44202 and includes:
- a CDS encoding acyl-CoA carboxylase subunit beta; amino-acid sequence: MTISSPFRIDELEGPTTATTASKIADLKARRAEATFPMGLRAVDKVHEADRLTARERLDYLLDEGSFVETDQLARHRTHAFGMFSKRPTGDGIITGWGTIDGREVCIFSQDGTVFGGALGEVYGEKMIKIQQLAVDTGRPLIGLYEGAGARIQDGAVSLDLIAQTFYHNVRASGVVPQISVIMGACAGGNAYSPALTDFVVMVDKTSKMFVTGPDVIKTVTGEDITQEELGGASTHMELAGNTHYTASSDEEALDWVHDLVGYLPSNNRTLAPIGDYDAEEGSIADNLTADDLSLDEIIPDSPSVPYDVRDIIEKITDDGNYLEIQEDRAANVVIAFGRVEGQSVGFVANQPTQYAGCLDIDASEKAARFVRTCDAFNIPIVMLVDVPGFLPGAGQEYGGILRRGAKLLYAYGEATVPKITVTMRKAYGGAYCVMGSKGLGADLNLAWPTAQIAVMGAAGAVGFLHRKDIAEAKAQGLDAEELAELIASFEREYDNYMLTPYLAAERGLIDAVILPSETRGQIARNLRLLRDKNVARPARKHGNIPL
- a CDS encoding biotin--[acetyl-CoA-carboxylase] ligase; this encodes MTSREPLDIDALRRSLPHYARIDYAPTMGSTNTELVAAANNGAPAWTATLTDYQTAGHGRGGRAWTAPENSQLILSVLIRPGADAIDNLGTMPLVTGLAIIDALKELGYDAALKWPNDVLLDGRKLCGILAEAVSLGHEPAFVIGLGLNISLTEEELPVPHAISLALADPSRTDTLNRTDIAACVLGALHTRLSAWARGDIQPLLRDYRQACATIGADVRVLLPGDTSLSGTVTDIADSGQLLVKDPRGVIHELSAGDVEHVRLRNGSYS
- a CDS encoding YdbT family protein; protein product: MFVPYEDENTFVDLTSPMTSLFYPLMEAIAATGLAWMAIGYIDAHNIDPRAHNALVALWAFVILWRLILPAITTRRRRIIVTDYRVYHRSAGWFAEELDISLDDIDHVERGRGALILHRIDHGRPYIIHKVPKNRAVVRRINELLGIYTG
- a CDS encoding 5-(carboxyamino)imidazole ribonucleotide synthase is translated as MTNVTVIGDGQLARMMQPAAIELGITLRVLAGSPDASAAQVIPEVIHGDYTSLEDLQRAAEDTDAVTFDHEHVPTEHLRALQSAGINVHPGPDALIYAQDKLLMRERLRELGAPVPEFAAINSIDDALAFSAQVGGQVCLKARRGGYDGKGVWFPEGADIVSLVGELLDAGTPLMAERKVDLARELSALCARSATGEVRSWPVADSVQKDGVCFTAQAPAAALPQPWISERLGSDAPAGTGLEALTELAEYIATSLGVTGVLAVELFQEKDGRVLVNELAMRPHNTGHWTQDGSVTSQFEQHLRAVLGWPLGDTSLLAPTVVMANTLGDTQGARDVMNLYPDVKVHVYGKQARPGRKVGHVNLCGTDPDATLQRATEAAAIVVGGINDAQGRN
- the purE gene encoding 5-(carboxyamino)imidazole ribonucleotide mutase, which codes for MNNPTPLVGLIMGSDSDWDTVQPAAEVLAEFGIPFEVGVVSAHRTPARMLAYAEQAADRGLKAIIACAGGAAHLPGMVAAATPLPVIGIPRALKDLDGMDSLLSIVQMPAGVPVATVSIGGAKNAGLLAARILAAANPELLQQMKNYQQKMNDEVLRKDEALRRRLTGGQD
- a CDS encoding carbohydrate ABC transporter permease; protein product: MVRTYVGVVAILVWGLAPFYWMLVTAFRDKSHTFDTTPWPTHVTLQNFADALSTDKGNDFLRAIGNSLLVGGVTTVLAVLVGVFAGYALARLNFRGKGIVTGIVLAASMFPGIALVTPLFQLFSDIGWIGSYQALIIPNISFALPLTIYTLISFFKQLPWELEEAARVDGASRFQAFRLVLLPLAAPALFTTAILAFIASWNEFMLAKQLSSDATEPVTVAIARFSGPSSFEFPYAATMAAGALVTVPLVIMVLVFQRRIVAGLTAGGVKS
- a CDS encoding carbohydrate ABC transporter permease — translated: MKQSRSAALLIAPTLLVLAVVIGYPITRAIWLSFHDDKALDPVTGMFTESGFAGFDHYIYWLTQRCMTASGEVGTCPSGVIASDFWPAVRITIFFAVVTVALETVLGFWMATVMNKEFRGRGLLRAAVLVPWAIPTAVTAKLWQFIFAPRGIVNSLLGTDIGWTTDPWAARTAVIVADVWKTTPFMALLILAGLQMIPRGVYEAARVDGASTWQMFRSITLPLVKPALMVAVLFRTLDALRMYDLPVILVSASSNAPTATISQLVVEDMRQGHFNSASALSTLVFLFIFAVAFVMVKFLGADVAGATRRTSTARPQVKHSLPSGPSVVELKG